Proteins from one Nitrobacteraceae bacterium AZCC 2146 genomic window:
- a CDS encoding hypothetical protein (product_source=Hypo-rule applied; cath_funfam=3.30.160.190; pfam=PF04800) translates to MTARIFKAAKNAMQAGLAKTKEWQLDYEPEQARVIEPLMGWTSSGDMKQQLTLHFASKEEAIAYCEREGIAYQVIEPKVRAPRVIAYADNFAFRRTEPWSH, encoded by the coding sequence ATGACCGCACGCATCTTCAAGGCCGCCAAAAACGCGATGCAGGCCGGGCTCGCCAAGACCAAGGAATGGCAGCTCGATTACGAGCCGGAGCAGGCGCGGGTGATCGAGCCCCTGATGGGCTGGACCAGCTCGGGCGACATGAAGCAGCAGCTGACCCTCCACTTCGCCAGCAAGGAAGAGGCCATCGCCTATTGCGAGCGCGAAGGCATCGCCTATCAGGTGATCGAGCCCAAGGTCCGTGCCCCCCGGGTGATCGCCTATGCCGACAATTTCGCCTTCCGCCGTACCGAGCCCTGGTCGCACTGA
- a CDS encoding 3-methylcrotonyl-CoA carboxylase beta subunit (product_source=KO:K01969; cath_funfam=3.90.226.10; cog=COG4799; ko=KO:K01969; pfam=PF01039; superfamily=52096) codes for MPLRSTIDPTSSDFKRNVDVMKAQVAELHDKLGSVAGGGGKASRAKHTARGKMLARERVDLLIDPGTAFLELSPLAAYGLYGGDVHSASIVTGVGRVSGRECMIVANDATIKGGTYYPMTVKKHLRAQDIARQNNLPCIYMVDSGGAFLPQQDEIFPDERHFGRIFYNQAQMSAQGIPQIAVVMGSCTAGGAYVPAMSDESIIVRNQGTIFLGGPPLVKAATGEVVTAEELGGADVHSRQSGVTDHYAQNDGHAIGIARRIVSNLKPPQRAALNMQAPREPLFPREEIYGVVPADARKPFDMHDIIARIVDGSEFDEFKKLYGQTLICGFAHIWGFPVGIIANNGILFSESSLKGAHFIELCCQRNIPLVFLQNITGFMVGKKYEAGGIARDGAKLVTAVATAGVPKFTVVIGGSYGAGNYGMCGRAYSPRFLWMWPNARISVMGGEQAAMVLSSLRRDNIEAKGGSWSTEEEEAFRSPTRQQFETQGSPYYATARLWDDGVIDPADTRLVLGLGLSASANAPIEPTRFGLFRM; via the coding sequence ATGCCGCTTCGCTCCACCATCGATCCCACCTCGTCCGATTTCAAGCGCAATGTCGACGTCATGAAGGCGCAGGTCGCCGAGCTGCATGACAAGCTCGGCTCTGTGGCTGGCGGCGGCGGCAAGGCGTCCCGCGCCAAACACACCGCGCGCGGAAAAATGCTGGCGCGCGAGCGCGTCGATCTGCTGATCGATCCCGGCACCGCCTTCCTCGAACTCTCGCCTTTGGCGGCCTACGGCCTCTATGGCGGCGACGTGCATTCCGCCAGCATCGTTACTGGGGTCGGCCGCGTCTCCGGCCGCGAATGCATGATCGTCGCCAACGATGCCACCATCAAGGGCGGCACCTATTATCCGATGACGGTGAAAAAGCACCTGCGCGCCCAGGATATCGCCCGGCAGAACAATCTGCCCTGCATCTACATGGTGGATTCCGGCGGCGCCTTCCTGCCGCAGCAGGACGAGATCTTTCCCGACGAGCGGCACTTCGGCCGCATCTTCTACAATCAGGCGCAGATGTCGGCGCAGGGCATTCCGCAGATCGCCGTCGTGATGGGCTCCTGCACCGCCGGCGGCGCTTATGTGCCGGCGATGTCCGACGAGAGCATCATCGTGCGGAATCAAGGCACGATCTTCCTCGGCGGCCCGCCGCTGGTGAAGGCCGCCACCGGCGAGGTGGTCACCGCGGAAGAACTCGGCGGCGCAGATGTGCATTCGCGGCAGTCGGGGGTCACCGATCATTATGCGCAGAACGACGGCCATGCGATCGGCATCGCGCGGCGCATCGTCTCCAATCTGAAGCCACCACAGCGCGCCGCGCTGAACATGCAGGCGCCGCGCGAACCGCTGTTTCCGCGCGAGGAGATCTACGGCGTGGTGCCGGCCGATGCGCGCAAACCGTTCGACATGCACGACATCATCGCGCGGATCGTCGATGGCTCGGAATTCGACGAATTCAAGAAGCTCTACGGCCAGACGCTGATCTGCGGCTTCGCGCATATCTGGGGCTTTCCGGTCGGCATCATCGCCAATAACGGCATCCTGTTCAGCGAGAGTTCGCTGAAGGGCGCGCACTTCATCGAGCTGTGCTGCCAGCGCAATATCCCGCTGGTGTTTTTGCAGAACATCACCGGCTTCATGGTCGGCAAGAAGTACGAGGCTGGCGGCATCGCCCGCGACGGCGCCAAGCTGGTGACGGCGGTCGCCACCGCCGGCGTGCCGAAATTCACCGTGGTGATCGGCGGCTCCTATGGCGCCGGCAATTACGGCATGTGCGGGCGCGCCTACAGCCCGCGCTTCCTGTGGATGTGGCCGAACGCCCGGATCTCGGTGATGGGCGGCGAGCAGGCCGCGATGGTGCTGAGCAGCCTGCGCCGCGATAATATCGAGGCCAAGGGCGGCAGTTGGTCGACCGAGGAAGAAGAGGCGTTTCGTTCGCCGACCCGCCAGCAGTTCGAGACCCAGGGCAGCCCGTATTACGCCACCGCGCGGCTGTGGGACGACGGCGTGATCGATCCCGCCGATACCCGGCTGGTGCTTGGCCTGGGCCTGTCGGCGTCGGCCAATGCGCCGATCGAGCCGACGCGCTTCGGCCTGTTCAGGATGTGA